The Drosophila innubila isolate TH190305 chromosome 2R unlocalized genomic scaffold, UK_Dinn_1.0 1_C_2R, whole genome shotgun sequence DNA window cacatcGTATCTAATAGATACACCACTGCACAGTGGGTTGAGTCTAGCCAAGCAGAAAGTCTAAAGATAAAGGGtcaacaattattttcaaacttaGAGTTAGTGTTTTTATACAAGAGTTGAgcattattttacaatttattagaATCTTTAAGACTtacgcatttttttttaacagttatacttattattttaaagtggAAAACTTGATATACCTAATTTATTAGTCTTCAATATaagggaaattattttaaatactaatatttatttgataaaatttactaTTGTTAATGTCTTTATGAGAAGTgattatgaaatgaaattaaatatagcaAGTTATCACTTTTATCACTTTTACTTACTTGTATATCTCTGAAATggaaagttttaattactaacaatttttttttgtcttaaaGATTAGAGatgttttgcaaattttttattattattctgaaatataaatataaataacatataaataacaacTTCTAATGAACTTATTATTCCTTGCATATCTCTGAAATggaaagttttaattattaacaattatttttgtcttaaagctcaaagataattttaaaaaatattattattctgaaatgtaaatataaataacaacttCTAATGAACTTATTCTTCCTTTATTGCAGCGTGCCTTCTGTGCCTATTGCCAGGATCGCATCTGGGGCCTGGGTCGTCAGGGTTTCAAGTGCATACAGTGCAAGCTGCTGGTGCACAAAAAGTGTCATAAGCTGGTGCAAAAGCACTGCACGGATCAGCCAGAGCCGTTGGTCAAGGAGCGTGCCGAGGAGGCCAGTGACCCGATGCCGGTGCCATTGCCACCGCTGCCATATGAGGCGGTTGGTGGCGCCACCGAATCGTATGACACACACGAGGATGCGCATATTGTGGCACCGCCACCGCCCGAAGATTCCCTGGAGCCGGCCACACAACGCCAGTATTCACTGAACGACTTTGAGCTGATACGTGTCATTGGACGCGGCAGTTACGCCAAGGTGCTAATGGTGGAACTACGGCGTACCCGTCGTATTTATGCGATGAAAGTGATCAAAAAGGCGCTGGTCACCGACGACGAGGACATTGACTGGGTGCAGACCGAGAAGCATGTCTTTGAGACGGCCTCGAATCATCCATTCCTGGTGGGTTTGCACTCCTGCTTCCAGACGCCCTCGCGCCTCTTCTTCGTCATTGAGTTTGTGCGCGGTGGCGACTTGATGTACCACATGCAGCGGCAACGTCGCCTGCCCGAGGAACATGCACGCTTCTATGCCGCCGAGATCAGCTTGGCGTTGAATTTCCTGCACGAGAAGGGCATCATTTATCGGGATCTGAAGCTCGATAACGTGCTGCTGGATCATGAGGGTCACATAAAGCTAACCGACTATGGCATGTGCAAGGAGGGCATTCGTCCGGGTGACACCACCTCCACATTCTGCGGTACTCCCAACTATATTGCACCCGAAATACTGCGAGGTGAAGACTATGGCTTCTCGGTGGACTGGTGGGCATTGGGTGTGCTTCTTTATGAGATGCTAGCTGGACGTAGTCCTTTCGACATTGCCGGCGCTTCTGAAAATCCCGATCAggtaaaaattctaattacaATTTGCCAAGTAAAATGCTAAACAATCTGTTTATCAACTGTAGAATACTGAAGATTATCTGTTCCAAGTGATTCTGGAGAAGACTATACGCATACCGCGTTCATTGAGCGTTAAGGCTGCATCCGTATTGAAAGGTTTCCTCAACAAAAATCCCGCTGATCGCTTGGGTTGCCATCGCGAATCTGCCTTCATGGATATTGTCAATCATCCGTTCTTCAAGGTCATCGACTGGGAAATGGTAAGTCCAAGGCCAACtacatgagtgtgtgtgtgttattgtgttgctgttgataataatgatgatgataatattTGTAGCATTCCAATCTAAGTTTATTCTGCTAGAAACTTTAGCTTTATAAGAATATCCGAAGAACTATTAACCTGGCTCATTGTATTTCTCACGACTAATTCTAAAATACAGTCAGTCGAATAAGTTTTGGTAATGATGCTTGTATTTATCGGAAATGGTGGGAGTATCCGTTTGCTTTATAAATTGTCGAAGTGATAGTTTTATAAACacatatattattaacaaatttaccAATTATAGtgtacttttttattaaagtaagAAATTGATCATCTGATCTGCAAGCAGGTTTAATTTGTGATattcttacatattttttcttcgatttatatatttatataatatatttttccttgattttcaaaaatgtcggacaatgttttaaaattaatttcagttaatGTGATAAACTTCAATAACTACTTTTTCGAATATTTCTTATCAATGTTGAGCtcttatctattatcctatttTACTTGTATAAACCTGAATGTTTTTGTGTATGAAAAGATTGCACAAAAGGAGGTACAACCGCCTTATATACCAACCCTGGATCCTGGCGATCCGTATATGACAACAAATTTTGACGTTCAATTTACCAGAGAACCGGCTGAATTGACGCCAGACGATCCGTAAGTTTTGTGtcaacgaaaacaaaaaaaaacaacagaattacaatttagattttgttattttgttctacttgtaaaaaaaaaaaaaaacgcatgAGAAAATCCCCAAAACAAGAAATTTCcctcaaataaaaaaaggaattaaataactatataGCATTTAGTGGTCAGAC harbors:
- the LOC117784924 gene encoding atypical protein kinase C isoform X1, with translation MQKMPSQILNDGSGSGNLNNAASLLGNSPNCITVKTAYNGQIIITTINKNISYEELCYEIRNICRFPIDQPFTIKWVDEENDPCTISTNMELVEAIRLYEMNYDSQLVIHVFPNVPQAPGLSCDGEDRSIYRRGARRWRKLYRVNGHIFQAKRFNRRAFCAYCQDRIWGLGRQGFKCIQCKLLVHKKCHKLVQKHCTDQPEPLVKERAEEASDPMPVPLPPLPYEAVGGATESYDTHEDAHIVAPPPPEDSLEPATQRQYSLNDFELIRVIGRGSYAKVLMVELRRTRRIYAMKVIKKALVTDDEDIDWVQTEKHVFETASNHPFLVGLHSCFQTPSRLFFVIEFVRGGDLMYHMQRQRRLPEEHARFYAAEISLALNFLHEKGIIYRDLKLDNVLLDHEGHIKLTDYGMCKEGIRPGDTTSTFCGTPNYIAPEILRGEDYGFSVDWWALGVLLYEMLAGRSPFDIAGASENPDQNTEDYLFQVILEKTIRIPRSLSVKAASVLKGFLNKNPADRLGCHRESAFMDIVNHPFFKVIDWEMLERKQVSPPFKPRLDSDRDLANFPIEFTGEPVQLTPDDDHVIDNIDQSEFEGFEYVNPLLMSLEDCV
- the LOC117784924 gene encoding atypical protein kinase C isoform X3 translates to MIIWSGFCEAAQIYSTQTATFMSGGVSLFPNVPQAPGLSCDGEDRSIYRRGARRWRKLYRVNGHIFQAKRFNRRAFCAYCQDRIWGLGRQGFKCIQCKLLVHKKCHKLVQKHCTDQPEPLVKERAEEASDPMPVPLPPLPYEAVGGATESYDTHEDAHIVAPPPPEDSLEPATQRQYSLNDFELIRVIGRGSYAKVLMVELRRTRRIYAMKVIKKALVTDDEDIDWVQTEKHVFETASNHPFLVGLHSCFQTPSRLFFVIEFVRGGDLMYHMQRQRRLPEEHARFYAAEISLALNFLHEKGIIYRDLKLDNVLLDHEGHIKLTDYGMCKEGIRPGDTTSTFCGTPNYIAPEILRGEDYGFSVDWWALGVLLYEMLAGRSPFDIAGASENPDQNTEDYLFQVILEKTIRIPRSLSVKAASVLKGFLNKNPADRLGCHRESAFMDIVNHPFFKVIDWEMLERKQVSPPFKPRLDSDRDLANFPIEFTGEPVQLTPDDDHVIDNIDQSEFEGFEYVNPLLMSLEDCV
- the LOC117784924 gene encoding atypical protein kinase C isoform X2 yields the protein MVRGRFRDKTQPTTICWVQSQSWSWFCHVNKPHIRHTNNNPRQMWLGRNPFIIFPNVPQAPGLSCDGEDRSIYRRGARRWRKLYRVNGHIFQAKRFNRRAFCAYCQDRIWGLGRQGFKCIQCKLLVHKKCHKLVQKHCTDQPEPLVKERAEEASDPMPVPLPPLPYEAVGGATESYDTHEDAHIVAPPPPEDSLEPATQRQYSLNDFELIRVIGRGSYAKVLMVELRRTRRIYAMKVIKKALVTDDEDIDWVQTEKHVFETASNHPFLVGLHSCFQTPSRLFFVIEFVRGGDLMYHMQRQRRLPEEHARFYAAEISLALNFLHEKGIIYRDLKLDNVLLDHEGHIKLTDYGMCKEGIRPGDTTSTFCGTPNYIAPEILRGEDYGFSVDWWALGVLLYEMLAGRSPFDIAGASENPDQNTEDYLFQVILEKTIRIPRSLSVKAASVLKGFLNKNPADRLGCHRESAFMDIVNHPFFKVIDWEMLERKQVSPPFKPRLDSDRDLANFPIEFTGEPVQLTPDDDHVIDNIDQSEFEGFEYVNPLLMSLEDCV